A genome region from Alphaproteobacteria bacterium includes the following:
- the pal gene encoding peptidoglycan-associated lipoprotein Pal yields MGARFLGLMAVMVLCIGLTGCGDKKKDAAMVNDGSNTTTQQTDGTQVATDGQYAPGSQAQLVAEIGDRVYFGYDQYDLTPEARSTVERQAQWMKTYPNVTVMVEGHCDERGTREYNLALGEKRANAVRNYLISNGVPAGRVQSISYGKERPAIMGADETSWAQNRRGVLVVQ; encoded by the coding sequence ATGGGTGCGCGTTTTCTCGGATTAATGGCTGTTATGGTGCTCTGCATCGGTCTGACAGGTTGCGGCGACAAGAAAAAAGACGCGGCAATGGTGAATGATGGTTCCAACACCACCACCCAGCAAACCGACGGCACGCAAGTGGCGACCGATGGCCAATACGCGCCCGGTTCGCAAGCACAGCTCGTCGCTGAAATCGGCGACCGCGTCTATTTCGGTTACGACCAGTATGACCTCACCCCCGAAGCCCGCTCGACCGTCGAGCGTCAGGCGCAGTGGATGAAAACCTATCCGAACGTGACCGTCATGGTCGAAGGTCATTGCGATGAACGCGGCACCCGCGAATACAACCTCGCGCTCGGTGAAAAACGCGCGAACGCCGTCCGCAACTACCTGATCTCGAACGGCGTGCCCGCCGGCCGCGTGCAGAGCATCAGCTACGGCAAAGAACGCCCCGCCATCATGGGCGCGGATGAAACCTCCTGGGCACAGAACCGCCGCGGCGTTCTCGTCGTTCAGTAA
- a CDS encoding complex I NDUFA9 subunit family protein, translating into MISENSIITVFGGTGFVGRHVIWQLAKTGATIRVATRVPKRALFLKPAGTVGQIIPFFCDINNDSSVRTVMAGATHAVNLVSILNQCGKNTFQRVNVEAAERVARIANEEQLDTLVHISALGTSADSLSEYARSKAEGEKRARAAFSRTVTLRPGVVFGPEDEFFNRFAAMARTAPALPLIGGGRTKLQPVYAGDVAQAVLNIIASPDIEKFDGKVFELAQPRVYTFRELMDVMQAQTGQTACYVSLPFGIAKIIGAFAGLLPGKPLTCDQVKSLQRDSVATPGAPGLAELGVEATALESILPTYLRQYRAGGAYMPKKQVP; encoded by the coding sequence ATGATTTCAGAAAACAGCATCATCACCGTTTTCGGCGGCACGGGTTTTGTGGGCCGCCATGTCATCTGGCAGCTGGCGAAAACGGGCGCGACCATCCGCGTCGCCACACGGGTGCCGAAACGCGCGCTGTTCCTGAAACCTGCCGGCACGGTGGGGCAGATCATTCCCTTCTTCTGCGACATCAACAATGACTCGTCGGTGCGCACCGTGATGGCGGGCGCGACGCACGCCGTCAACCTTGTCAGCATCCTGAACCAATGCGGCAAGAACACCTTCCAGCGCGTAAACGTGGAGGCGGCGGAGCGCGTCGCCCGCATCGCGAACGAAGAACAGCTGGATACCCTTGTCCATATCTCGGCGCTTGGCACATCGGCGGATTCGCTGTCGGAATATGCGCGCAGCAAGGCGGAGGGCGAGAAACGCGCACGCGCCGCGTTCAGCCGCACCGTTACCCTGCGCCCCGGCGTGGTGTTCGGGCCGGAGGATGAATTCTTCAACCGCTTCGCCGCCATGGCACGCACCGCCCCTGCCCTGCCGCTGATCGGCGGCGGGCGCACGAAGCTGCAGCCGGTTTATGCGGGCGATGTGGCGCAGGCCGTACTGAACATCATCGCCAGCCCCGATATTGAAAAGTTTGACGGCAAGGTCTTTGAACTAGCGCAGCCGCGCGTCTATACCTTCCGCGAATTGATGGATGTGATGCAGGCGCAGACCGGCCAGACCGCCTGCTATGTCAGCCTGCCCTTCGGCATCGCTAAAATCATCGGCGCGTTCGCGGGACTGCTGCCCGGCAAGCCGCTGACCTGCGATCAGGTGAAATCACTGCAGCGCGACAGCGTGGCAACACCGGGCGCCCCCGGCCTTGCCGAGCTGGGCGTGGAAGCAACCGCGCTGGAATCGATCCTGCCGACCTATCTGCGCCAGTACCGCGCGGGCGGCGCGTATATGCCGAAAAAGCAGGTACCTTAA
- the tilS gene encoding tRNA lysidine(34) synthetase TilS — MKNAAEKFVASMSALGFGAPSSRIAVAVSGGGDSLALTLLLNDWAIARGGKILALTVDHALRAGSADEAKTLNAELQKRGIAHEILTWQGDKPATHIQERARDMRYKLLAQKCADAGFDTLAVAHNAEDQMETFWMRLAHGSGLDGLAGMAASSDKNGLRIIRPLLGFSRAELRDICTAYGATWAEDPSNGNEKFLRPRLRAFEDMLAAEGLTPQRLAQTLQKLSDARGALDAVTGRALAAATFHPAGYVTLLPSVLSAEHPDIQRRMLSHILHTVAPQDYRAGHDAVETLRADIARDGFNGSTVAGCEIFPSKGQWLFCRELAAAAPPAPLENGMVWDGRFRVSGYPAHESLTIGVAGEAGASILRKQAADDPSLARLLDGYPAKILRVLPAVWQGQNLVCVPHLNWVVADAPAGLKTGQLTAVASVNIV, encoded by the coding sequence ATGAAAAACGCAGCAGAAAAATTCGTCGCTTCCATGTCCGCCCTCGGGTTCGGCGCGCCGTCGTCCCGTATCGCGGTTGCGGTATCGGGCGGGGGCGACAGCCTTGCGCTGACATTGTTGCTGAATGACTGGGCAATCGCGCGCGGCGGAAAAATCCTTGCGCTCACGGTCGATCACGCTTTGCGCGCAGGTTCTGCGGATGAAGCGAAAACCCTGAACGCCGAACTGCAAAAACGCGGCATCGCGCATGAGATCCTGACATGGCAGGGCGACAAGCCCGCCACGCATATTCAGGAACGTGCGCGGGATATGCGCTATAAGCTTCTGGCGCAAAAATGCGCGGATGCTGGTTTTGATACGCTGGCGGTCGCGCATAATGCCGAAGACCAGATGGAAACTTTCTGGATGCGCCTTGCGCATGGCAGCGGCCTCGACGGTTTGGCGGGCATGGCGGCATCGTCGGATAAAAACGGATTGCGCATCATCCGCCCCTTGCTGGGTTTTTCGCGCGCGGAACTGCGCGATATCTGCACAGCCTATGGCGCAACATGGGCGGAAGACCCGTCGAACGGCAACGAAAAATTCCTGCGCCCGCGCCTGCGTGCGTTTGAAGACATGCTGGCCGCCGAAGGGCTCACGCCGCAGCGCCTTGCGCAGACTTTGCAAAAACTTTCCGATGCGCGCGGCGCGCTGGATGCCGTGACGGGCAGGGCGCTTGCCGCCGCCACGTTTCATCCCGCCGGATATGTCACGCTGTTGCCATCTGTGTTGTCGGCCGAACATCCCGATATCCAGCGTCGCATGCTGTCGCATATTCTGCACACCGTCGCGCCGCAGGATTATCGCGCGGGGCATGACGCGGTTGAAACCTTGCGCGCCGATATCGCCCGCGATGGCTTCAACGGATCGACCGTTGCGGGCTGTGAAATCTTCCCGTCAAAAGGGCAATGGCTGTTCTGCCGCGAACTCGCGGCGGCCGCGCCCCCCGCGCCGCTTGAAAACGGCATGGTCTGGGACGGCCGGTTCAGGGTATCGGGCTACCCCGCGCACGAATCCCTGACCATCGGAGTCGCCGGTGAAGCGGGCGCGTCTATCTTAAGGAAACAAGCGGCGGACGACCCTTCGCTGGCGCGGCTTTTAGACGGTTATCCGGCCAAGATCCTGCGTGTCTTGCCAGCGGTCTGGCAGGGGCAAAATCTCGTTTGTGTTCCGCACCTTAACTGGGTCGTCGCCGATGCGCCGGCGGGGCTAAAAACAGGGCAGCTGACGGCGGTTGCCAGCGTAAACATTGTTTAA
- the ftsH gene encoding ATP-dependent zinc metalloprotease FtsH, with amino-acid sequence MKQQNDNNEGGGNNNQFGRTLLIWLVVAMLLAGVFQMFSGGKPQMAGQVMAYTEFLAKADGQQIKEITITGDVIRGVETSGAQFSVVIPPGTDVVSRVEKTGMSIRAAQDTSDSPTIFTLLLSWFPMLLLIGVWVFFMRQMQGSSGKAMGFGKSKAKLLNEKNGRITFADVAGVDEAKEELEEVVEFLRDPQKFQRLGGKIPKGVLLVGPPGTGKTLIARAVAGEAGVPFFTISGSDFVEMFVGVGASRVRDMFEQGKKNAPCIVFIDEIDAVGRHRGAGVGGGNDEREQTLNQLLVEMDGFEANEGVILVAATNRPDVLDPALLRPGRFDRQVVVPNPDVNGREKILKVHMRKVPLAHDVNAHVIARGTPGFSGAELANLINEAALLAARRGKRVVGMVELEDAKDKVMMGAERKSMAMSEEEKRNTAYHEAGHAIVALHEPASDPIHKATIVPRGRALGMVMRLPEGDRYSMTREKLHADLAVSMGGRLAEELIFGADKVTTGASSDIKMATNMAHRMVTEWGLSDSMGPIHYGTERDEVFQGYSVAGGKGISAETAAKVDAEVKRIVLDSYNRAKKCLQDNMHELHALAKALMEYESLNGDEITRILKGEPLGRTTYEEEAAERKRRQKSGSVPAAGGVDLGNPEPRAS; translated from the coding sequence ATGAAACAGCAGAACGACAACAACGAGGGCGGCGGCAACAACAACCAGTTCGGCCGTACGCTTTTGATCTGGCTCGTCGTGGCGATGCTGCTGGCGGGCGTGTTCCAGATGTTCAGCGGCGGCAAGCCGCAGATGGCGGGACAGGTCATGGCCTATACCGAATTCCTCGCCAAGGCCGACGGCCAGCAGATCAAGGAAATCACCATCACCGGCGATGTCATCCGCGGCGTCGAAACATCGGGCGCGCAATTCAGCGTCGTTATCCCGCCCGGCACCGATGTGGTCAGCCGCGTCGAAAAAACCGGCATGAGCATCCGCGCCGCGCAGGATACGTCGGATTCCCCCACCATCTTCACGCTGCTGCTGTCGTGGTTCCCGATGCTGCTGCTGATCGGTGTCTGGGTGTTCTTCATGCGCCAGATGCAAGGCTCGAGCGGCAAGGCGATGGGCTTTGGCAAATCCAAGGCGAAATTGCTCAACGAGAAAAACGGCCGCATCACGTTTGCCGATGTCGCGGGTGTCGATGAAGCGAAAGAAGAACTGGAGGAAGTCGTCGAATTCCTGCGCGACCCCCAGAAATTCCAGCGCCTCGGCGGTAAAATCCCGAAAGGCGTGCTGCTGGTAGGCCCCCCTGGTACCGGTAAAACCCTGATCGCGCGTGCCGTTGCAGGCGAGGCGGGCGTGCCGTTCTTCACCATCTCCGGCTCCGACTTCGTGGAAATGTTCGTCGGTGTCGGTGCGTCGCGTGTGCGCGACATGTTCGAACAGGGCAAGAAAAACGCGCCCTGCATCGTCTTCATCGACGAGATCGATGCGGTCGGCCGCCATCGCGGTGCGGGTGTCGGCGGCGGCAATGACGAACGCGAACAGACCCTCAACCAGCTGCTCGTCGAAATGGACGGCTTCGAGGCGAATGAAGGCGTGATCCTTGTCGCCGCGACCAACCGCCCCGACGTGCTGGATCCCGCGCTGCTGCGCCCCGGCCGTTTCGACCGTCAGGTCGTGGTGCCGAACCCCGATGTGAACGGCCGCGAGAAAATCCTGAAGGTGCATATGCGCAAAGTGCCGCTGGCGCATGACGTGAACGCGCATGTGATCGCGCGCGGCACGCCCGGCTTTTCGGGCGCGGAACTGGCGAACCTGATCAACGAAGCCGCGCTGCTGGCCGCCCGTCGCGGCAAACGCGTCGTCGGCATGGTGGAGCTTGAAGACGCAAAAGACAAAGTCATGATGGGCGCAGAGCGCAAATCGATGGCGATGAGCGAGGAAGAAAAACGCAACACCGCATACCACGAAGCAGGCCATGCGATCGTGGCGCTGCACGAACCGGCATCCGACCCGATCCACAAGGCGACGATCGTGCCGCGCGGCCGCGCATTGGGCATGGTCATGCGCCTGCCCGAAGGCGACCGTTATTCGATGACGCGCGAAAAACTGCATGCCGACCTTGCGGTGTCGATGGGCGGACGTTTGGCCGAAGAATTGATTTTCGGCGCGGACAAGGTGACGACCGGCGCATCCAGCGACATCAAAATGGCCACCAACATGGCGCACCGCATGGTGACCGAATGGGGCCTGTCCGACAGCATGGGCCCGATCCATTACGGCACGGAACGCGACGAAGTGTTCCAGGGCTATTCGGTCGCGGGCGGCAAGGGCATTTCGGCGGAAACGGCGGCGAAGGTGGATGCGGAAGTAAAACGCATCGTGCTGGACAGCTATAACCGCGCGAAAAAATGCCTGCAGGACAACATGCACGAACTCCATGCGCTGGCAAAGGCGCTGATGGAATACGAAAGCCTGAATGGCGACGAAATCACGCGCATCCTGAAGGGTGAACCGCTCGGCCGCACGACCTACGAGGAAGAAGCGGCTGAACGCAAGCGCCGCCAGAAATCCGGCTCCGTCCCCGCTGCGGGCGGCGTCGATCTCGGCAATCCGGAACCGCGCGCCAGCTAA
- the ybgF gene encoding tol-pal system protein YbgF produces the protein MNRKALKASKTGLLLTAGALLLLSGSPASAGFGQNGEDNSQLMSRINQLENQLQTLSRAVYRGESKPLPMGAQPVYSNDDMTGGGGAAGANEDRLSQLEARQRQMTGDIEKLGYDLQQIKTRLDRMASDNLVRQSDGGGASYTAPDSGSSSSGRSTPYSPASNGETPRGKVLGTITTNNMPDNPGALYDDAFNDIRDAKYESAATKFSAFMKNYKTHPLAANAQYWLAETYYVRQDYKTGAKLFAQNYQDYPQGPKASASLLKLGLALSKLGKKDDACLSFQQLKKQFPGDTTPEVRRAQQEMKTLGCAG, from the coding sequence ATGAACCGTAAGGCTCTCAAGGCTTCGAAAACAGGGCTCCTGCTGACCGCAGGGGCCCTGCTCCTTTTGTCGGGCAGCCCTGCATCCGCGGGCTTCGGGCAAAACGGCGAAGATAACAGCCAGCTGATGTCGCGCATCAACCAGCTGGAAAACCAGCTGCAAACGCTCAGCCGCGCGGTCTATCGCGGCGAAAGCAAGCCGCTCCCGATGGGCGCGCAGCCGGTTTACAGCAATGACGACATGACGGGCGGCGGCGGCGCTGCCGGCGCGAATGAAGACCGTCTCAGCCAGCTGGAGGCGCGCCAGCGCCAGATGACCGGCGACATCGAAAAACTCGGCTATGACCTGCAGCAGATCAAGACACGCCTTGACCGCATGGCGTCCGACAATCTGGTGCGTCAATCCGACGGCGGCGGTGCTTCGTACACCGCGCCGGATTCCGGATCGTCGTCCTCCGGCCGCTCCACGCCCTATTCGCCCGCATCGAACGGCGAAACCCCGCGCGGCAAGGTGCTGGGCACGATCACCACCAACAACATGCCGGACAATCCGGGTGCGCTGTACGACGACGCGTTCAACGATATCCGCGACGCGAAATACGAAAGCGCCGCCACCAAATTCAGCGCGTTCATGAAAAACTACAAAACGCATCCGCTGGCGGCGAATGCGCAATACTGGCTCGCCGAAACCTATTACGTGCGCCAGGATTACAAAACCGGCGCCAAGCTGTTCGCGCAGAACTATCAGGATTACCCGCAGGGGCCGAAAGCCTCCGCGAGCCTGTTGAAGCTCGGCCTTGCGCTGTCGAAACTGGGCAAGAAGGACGATGCGTGCCTGTCGTTCCAGCAGCTGAAAAAACAATTCCCCGGCGACACCACGCCTGAAGTGCGCCGCGCACAGCAGGAAATGAAAACGCTGGGCTGCGCCGGATAA
- a CDS encoding DNA alkylation repair protein, whose product MTLAKARAALRKHADAVKAKTYAGFFKDLAGDEFLGVTAALMRGVAKEYRDLPFADIEPLMHSHIQEERGLAHSILRLQFDKGDEKQRTAVYKFYMANRHGIRQWNGVDDSAPYIVGPYLWERDRAVLYKMVKAKSLWDRRIAIVTTWHFIRNGQLDDVYALSEQLLADREDLMHKATGWMLREAGKKDMKRLKAFLKKHHAQMPRTMLRYAIEKFPEKERKAALVGKF is encoded by the coding sequence ATGACGCTCGCCAAGGCCCGCGCCGCATTGCGCAAACACGCCGATGCGGTGAAGGCGAAAACCTATGCGGGTTTTTTCAAGGATCTGGCGGGCGATGAATTCCTCGGCGTGACCGCCGCCCTGATGCGCGGCGTGGCCAAGGAATATCGCGACCTGCCCTTTGCCGATATCGAACCGCTGATGCATTCGCATATTCAGGAAGAACGCGGGCTCGCGCATTCGATTTTGCGCCTGCAATTCGACAAGGGCGATGAAAAACAGCGCACCGCTGTCTATAAATTCTACATGGCCAACCGCCACGGCATCCGCCAATGGAACGGCGTGGATGACAGCGCGCCCTATATCGTCGGGCCGTATCTGTGGGAACGCGACCGCGCCGTGCTGTATAAAATGGTGAAGGCGAAATCGCTGTGGGATCGCCGCATCGCCATCGTCACCACATGGCATTTCATCCGCAACGGCCAGCTGGACGATGTCTATGCGCTCAGCGAACAACTGCTGGCCGACCGCGAAGACCTGATGCACAAGGCCACTGGCTGGATGCTGCGCGAAGCCGGCAAGAAAGACATGAAACGGCTGAAAGCGTTCCTGAAAAAACATCACGCCCAAATGCCCCGCACCATGCTCCGCTACGCCATCGAGAAGTTTCCGGAGAAAGAGCGCAAGGCGGCGCTGGTCGGAAAATTTTGA
- a CDS encoding UvrD-helicase domain-containing protein, with protein MIPAPQSTVGFSYLDTLNPAQRAAVEALDGPLLVLAGAGTGKTKVLTSRLSHILNTRRAYPSQILSVTFTNKAALEMKRRVSAMMGAAVEGWWLGTFHALAAKMLRRHAELVGLKPNFSILDDDDQIRLLKQLLEAENLDSKKWPARMLMGVIQKWKDKAETPDMVKPGDARDIADGILPRIYREYQERLKTLNACDFGDLLLHMITIFRDPKNADVLGKYQDQFKYILVDEYQDTNVSQYMWLRLLAQKHKNICCVGDDDQSIYGWRGAEIGNILKFEQDFPGAQIVRLEQNYRSTQHILSAANGVIANNKNRLGKNLWSGSGEGEKVRVNGVWDGPQEAQAVAEEIESLQRKKTPLNEIAILVRAAHQTREFEERFIKESIPYKVVGGLRFYERQEIRDAIAYLRVIVQPDDDLAFARIINVPKRGIGDATLNTLSAYARARSLPLVAALRLLLETEEFKPKVRQTLFALLRDFDRWREQLRNASHTDLVQIVLDESGYTTMWQNDKSPEAAGRLENLKEFVSALEEFENLDTFLEHVALVMENQEKEGAEMVSVMTLHAAKGLEFDAVFLPGWEEGLFPSQRSMDETGLTGLEEERRLAYVGITRAKKCAYIFFAANRMIYGNWQSCLPSRFIDELPKDHVDVIVAQGLSTQSRGGYGGNSYGGGYGGNNYGGGGDYGNWRPKRAELVDNSMERVSATIESEGGFSTGDRVFHQKFGPGTVVATEGDKLDIKFDKAGRKKVMDSFVTKEK; from the coding sequence ATGATACCGGCTCCGCAAAGCACCGTTGGTTTTTCATATTTAGACACATTGAACCCTGCGCAGCGCGCGGCGGTCGAGGCGCTGGACGGGCCGCTGCTGGTGCTGGCGGGTGCGGGCACGGGCAAGACGAAGGTTCTCACCTCCCGCCTCAGCCATATCCTGAACACGCGCCGCGCTTACCCGTCGCAAATCCTGTCGGTCACCTTCACGAACAAGGCCGCGCTGGAAATGAAACGCCGCGTATCGGCCATGATGGGCGCGGCGGTCGAGGGATGGTGGCTGGGCACGTTCCATGCGCTGGCCGCCAAGATGCTGCGCCGTCATGCGGAGCTGGTGGGGCTGAAGCCGAATTTTTCGATTTTGGATGACGACGACCAGATAAGGCTGCTGAAACAATTGCTGGAGGCCGAAAACCTCGACAGTAAAAAATGGCCGGCGCGGATGCTGATGGGCGTGATCCAGAAATGGAAAGACAAGGCCGAAACACCCGACATGGTGAAGCCCGGCGATGCGCGCGATATTGCCGACGGTATCCTGCCGCGCATTTACCGCGAATATCAGGAACGGCTGAAAACGCTGAACGCCTGCGATTTCGGCGACCTGCTGCTGCACATGATCACCATTTTCCGCGACCCGAAAAACGCGGATGTGCTGGGGAAATATCAGGACCAGTTCAAATATATTCTGGTCGATGAATATCAGGACACCAACGTATCGCAATATATGTGGCTGCGGCTACTGGCCCAGAAACACAAGAATATCTGCTGCGTCGGCGATGACGACCAGTCGATCTATGGCTGGCGCGGGGCGGAAATCGGCAATATTTTGAAGTTCGAGCAGGATTTCCCCGGCGCGCAAATCGTGCGGCTGGAGCAGAATTACCGCTCCACGCAGCACATCCTCTCCGCCGCGAACGGCGTGATCGCCAACAATAAAAACCGCCTTGGCAAAAACCTGTGGAGCGGGTCGGGCGAAGGCGAAAAAGTGCGCGTCAACGGCGTGTGGGACGGCCCGCAGGAAGCGCAAGCCGTCGCCGAAGAAATTGAATCGCTCCAGCGCAAGAAAACCCCGCTGAATGAAATCGCCATCCTTGTCCGCGCCGCGCACCAGACGCGGGAATTCGAGGAACGGTTTATCAAGGAAAGCATTCCGTACAAGGTCGTGGGCGGCCTGCGGTTTTACGAGCGGCAGGAAATCCGCGATGCGATCGCTTACCTGCGCGTGATCGTGCAGCCGGATGATGATTTGGCCTTTGCCCGCATCATCAACGTGCCGAAGCGCGGCATCGGTGATGCGACGCTGAACACGCTTTCCGCCTACGCCCGCGCGCGCAGTTTGCCGCTGGTGGCTGCGCTGCGTTTATTGCTGGAAACCGAAGAATTCAAGCCGAAAGTGCGCCAGACATTATTTGCCCTACTGCGCGATTTCGACCGCTGGCGCGAGCAACTGCGCAACGCGTCGCATACCGATCTTGTGCAGATCGTGCTGGATGAATCGGGCTACACCACCATGTGGCAGAACGACAAATCGCCCGAAGCCGCAGGACGCCTGGAAAACCTGAAGGAATTCGTGAGCGCGTTGGAGGAATTCGAAAACCTCGATACCTTCCTCGAACACGTCGCCCTTGTGATGGAAAACCAGGAAAAAGAAGGCGCGGAGATGGTGTCGGTCATGACTCTGCACGCAGCCAAGGGGTTGGAGTTTGATGCCGTGTTCCTGCCGGGCTGGGAAGAAGGACTGTTCCCCAGCCAGCGCAGCATGGATGAAACGGGGCTGACCGGATTAGAGGAAGAACGCCGCCTGGCCTATGTCGGCATCACGCGCGCGAAAAAATGCGCCTATATTTTCTTCGCCGCCAACCGCATGATCTACGGCAACTGGCAAAGCTGCCTGCCGTCGCGGTTTATCGACGAACTGCCGAAGGACCATGTCGATGTGATCGTCGCGCAAGGGCTCAGCACGCAATCGCGCGGCGGGTATGGCGGCAATTCATATGGCGGCGGTTACGGTGGAAATAATTATGGCGGGGGCGGCGACTACGGCAACTGGCGGCCCAAACGCGCGGAGCTGGTCGATAACAGCATGGAACGCGTGAGCGCGACGATTGAATCCGAAGGCGGCTTTTCGACAGGCGACCGCGTGTTCCACCAGAAATTCGGGCCCGGCACGGTGGTTGCAACCGAAGGCGATAAATTGGATATTAAGTTCGACAAGGCCGGACGCAAGAAAGTCATGGACAGTTTTGTGACGAAAGAAAAATGA
- a CDS encoding peptidylprolyl isomerase — protein sequence MLLRLFTLLFLVTLSLPAAAAETRAGARAGIAAVVNDDAITFSDIRNRMHLYMLGMPPNPPPEALKKIEAQTLSRLIDETLQMQEAKRLGITIEDAQINSGMAQLAANNKMTAEQFQQKLAASGIKQSTLLAKIRAEIAWGMVVRRKLRPQVNVSETEIDNEMSRLARSKGKPEYQVAEIFLPVTSPETESLTREDAGKILTQLGQGAPFPQLAKQFSKAPGASQGGDLGWVQQGQLDPALDQALSGMEPGQLTQPIKTERGYHILFLRDKRDGGSIASEKPATPPAPVKPVAAPAPAAPVAATPEVEAALHLMQIIIPAAPTEAKAEIAAKTSRAASLKSELASCDDMAAKAADYGTSDRSDLGMQKLENLPPDIRTAVAPLADNELSAPVRTQSGIAVYMVCSRTETTPATPAPETAAAPAAEPEKAAEAPAQPETAAKPAAAETPADDASRNQIASDLGMKRLDQMAERYLKDLRATAYIEKRI from the coding sequence GTGCTTTTGCGCCTTTTCACGCTCCTGTTCCTTGTTACCCTGTCGCTGCCCGCAGCCGCCGCCGAAACCCGCGCGGGGGCACGCGCCGGCATTGCCGCCGTCGTGAACGATGACGCGATCACTTTCTCCGACATCCGCAACCGGATGCATCTTTACATGCTGGGCATGCCGCCCAACCCGCCGCCCGAGGCGCTGAAAAAAATCGAGGCGCAGACGCTGAGCCGCCTGATCGACGAGACGCTGCAGATGCAGGAGGCAAAACGCCTTGGCATCACGATCGAGGATGCGCAGATAAATTCCGGCATGGCGCAGCTGGCCGCGAACAACAAGATGACCGCCGAGCAGTTCCAGCAGAAACTGGCCGCGTCGGGCATCAAGCAATCCACGCTGCTGGCCAAAATCCGCGCCGAAATCGCCTGGGGCATGGTCGTGCGCCGCAAGCTGCGCCCGCAGGTCAACGTGTCGGAAACCGAGATCGACAATGAAATGAGCCGCCTTGCGCGCAGCAAGGGCAAGCCCGAATACCAGGTCGCCGAAATTTTCCTGCCCGTCACCTCGCCCGAAACCGAAAGCCTGACGCGCGAAGACGCGGGCAAAATCCTGACCCAGCTGGGTCAGGGCGCGCCTTTCCCGCAACTGGCCAAACAGTTCAGCAAGGCGCCCGGCGCAAGCCAGGGCGGAGATCTTGGCTGGGTGCAGCAAGGGCAGCTGGATCCCGCGCTGGATCAGGCCTTGTCCGGCATGGAGCCCGGCCAGTTGACGCAGCCGATCAAGACGGAGCGCGGTTACCACATCCTGTTCCTGCGCGACAAGCGCGACGGCGGCAGCATCGCCAGCGAAAAACCCGCAACGCCGCCCGCGCCCGTGAAACCCGTGGCCGCACCCGCACCTGCCGCGCCCGTTGCCGCGACGCCGGAGGTCGAGGCCGCGCTGCACCTGATGCAGATCATCATCCCCGCAGCCCCCACCGAAGCAAAAGCAGAAATCGCCGCGAAAACCAGCCGCGCCGCCAGCCTGAAATCGGAACTGGCATCCTGCGACGACATGGCCGCAAAGGCCGCCGATTACGGCACGTCCGACCGCAGCGACCTTGGCATGCAAAAGCTGGAAAACCTGCCGCCCGATATCCGCACCGCCGTTGCGCCGCTTGCCGACAATGAGCTCAGCGCGCCCGTGCGCACGCAATCGGGCATCGCCGTGTATATGGTTTGCAGCCGCACCGAAACAACGCCCGCAACGCCCGCGCCCGAAACCGCCGCCGCACCCGCAGCAGAGCCTGAAAAAGCGGCGGAAGCCCCCGCGCAGCCGGAAACAGCCGCAAAGCCCGCCGCCGCAGAAACGCCGGCGGATGACGCGTCGCGCAACCAGATCGCATCCGACCTTGGCATGAAACGCCTCGACCAGATGGCGGAGCGTTACCTGAAAGACCTGCGGGCGACGGCCTATATTGAAAAACGCATCTGA